Genomic DNA from Desulfuromonas versatilis:
TCGCCGACCAGGTGCTGTTGCCGTTATCGACCAGGTCCGCATTGGGCGCCGTGATGGTTGAAACGCGGTATCCGTTATGGGGACTGAACAGCAGGGTGCGATCCGACCCTGGGGTGATGCCGCTCAAGGACCGTCCGCCAGTTTCGCTGCAGGCCCCGCCGCTGCCGAGGGTGACCGAGATTTCGAGGTTTCCGGCGACGACCTCGAAATAGGCGACCAGGTAGCGCCAAGCCTTGCCGTTGTAGGGGACCACGTAGACCGAAGGAGTCGAAGGGCTCTGCGGCGCCTGGGCCGGGGCGATGTTCTGGCCGTCGAGGGTGACCCGGGCGACTTGGAAGCCGCTCTGGGGGGCGACGGTGACCTGGGCGCTGGTTCCCGTGGCCCCTGCCACATAGGTGTTGCCCGCCGGGGTAACGCTGCCGGGTTCGGCGGGGGAGGATGTCTTGGCGTTGACGAACCAGGCCTGGGCGGCCGGCGCCCCGGCCAGCAGCAACAGCAAGCCGATCAGGGGGCAGGCAATGGCGGCCTTTTTGAAAAGTGAAGTACGAAACATGGGGAAGTCCCTCCTTTTCTGGTTGTGACCCCTCCGGGCGAACAAGTTCTTTGCGCCGCAGATGCGGCGTTTGCCTAGCCTTTGAAGGATACAAAAAGAGGGCATGCCTAATAGGACATTATCAAAGCAAAATTAAAGAACAATAATTTGATGTGTCGGGGCGTGAACTTTTTCGGGGGGGATAATCGGAATTTGGGAGAAAAAAAGCCCCAGCCGAAGGGGCGGGGGCGAGAAGACGACTGGCTCAGGCGGTGCTTGCGCACCGCCTGAGGTGGTTGTTCCGCGCGGTTAGTGCGGAGTTGCCAGTTTCTGCATCTGCAGCGGAGTCATCGGGGTGACCCAGGCATTCGGCATGTGGATCGTGTCCGCACCGTTCTTGAACAGCACCCGCGGGCTGCCGATGTTGCCGGTCGCTGAATTGTAAGGGGCGGCCGGGTTGGTTACGTCGACGAAGTCGAAGTTCAGCAGGTAGGGGTTTTCGGGCACGGGGATTACCCCCTGGGGCCCCTGCCATGTGGTACCCATTGCTGTGGGCGCTATCGCTTCGCCAGGGGCTGCGGTCCATTTGACGACGTCCACCGCGGTGCCGTTGTAGAGGTCAATGGCCTTCTGGGTGCCGTGGCATGAGGCGCAGCGCAGCGCGTCTACGCGGGTGATGGCGTGGCTGTAGTAGGGGGCGATGGCCACGAAGGTGGCGCCCAGGCCGTCGTCAAGGCCGTCGCCCTTAGCGGTCACGTCCGCCACTAGCGACTGCATGCTGCCGGGGTAGACCTTAGTCGAGCCGTCGGACATTACCCGGTTGACCAGGAACCGCCAGGATTTGCCGGAGGCGGGAGGACCACCGAATTTGGCGCTGGCGAACTTGGCGTGGGTCACGCTGCCGTCGTCGATGCCCTCGTTGTCGAAGTGGCAATTATAGCAGGTTACCACCGACTGCATATGGCAGGTCGAGCAGTGAATGTCATCCTTGTGCATGTTGTGTTCGGGGGTGGTGCTGAGTCCTGCGGGACTGTGGCAGTTTTCGCACTTGGCCGAAATCGCGTCATCGAACATGGTGAGCGGGGTGCTGCCGGAGCCGTGCACATCGCTCTGCGGGTGGCAGGCCTTGCAGCTCATAGCGCTGTGTACGTCGGTCAGGCCGATGGATGCCTCTGCTCCAAGTCGGGCATGGCAGCCCTTGCAGTTGGCGTCAGCCACCTGGGCCGGATCGGCCTTGTCGTGGCAGTCGGTGCAGACCGGGTCGCCGGGCCAGGTGTCCTGACCCGTGACGGGGTCAGTCCACATGGCGGCATTGTGGCAATCGACGCAGGGCAGATTGCTGTAGGGGACATCGACGAAGTTGCCGAAACCCATCTGCAGGTTCTGTGGATCTGCAGTGGGGTCGTTGATGCTGTGGTTGTAGAAAGTCTCTTTACCCAGCCGGGTCATGTGCAGGCTGGTGGTGAAAACGTCGGTAACAGCCTGATGGCAGCCGGTGCAGTTGTTGCCACCCTGCGCCAGTGCGGTGCCGGTGTGGGTGGTGCCGGGCAGTGCCTCGGCAATGATGGTAGCGGTCACGACCGCCGGGATGCCGTTGCCGTCCACGACGCCGTCGGCCAAAAAGTCGATGGAGTCGGCCACAAGCTTCAGGGCATACCCTCGGTTGTGGGCATAGGCGCCCGGATCATGGTCGAGCAGGTTGTAGTTGAAGGCCGCGCCCATTACGTCCTTGCCCATTCCTGGGTATACCCCATCCCAGTTGCGGAATGCAGTGTTGGTTCCGTCGACAACGTAAGGAGCCGTATAGAAATAGGGATGGGCGGGATAGAAGTAGATCCCCTTGGCCTCAAGGGCGGTTTTTAGAGCAGCGAGGGCGGTGTGGAAATCGTCAGCCGAATCCTGCAGAATGGCAGGAGTCAGGCCGCCGTGGCACTGAGCGCAGGCGTTGCTGTTGACGGCGGTGACTGCGCCGGTCACATCGTCCTTGGTCACGACTTCCCAGGTGTGGTCGGCGATGTCGGTGCCCATGTGACAGGCCACGCAGGGGCCGCCGATGCCGGTGCCGTAGGCATCGCTCATGCCCACGCTGCGGTGGTAGCCGACGTCGTAGTTCTGGCCTTCGTACTCGTAGCCGCCACCGGCGAAGATCATGCTGCCGGCCGCCAGGTAGTGCGAGTTGATAAAGCCGGTGTTGCCAAAGTTGGCGGTGCTCAGCTTGATGCTGTCGCCGCTTTCACGGGCGCCGTGGCAGCGCACGCACAGGTTGGAGGCGCCCACGTCGGGGAACTGCTGGGTGGCACCGTTGGAGTAGGTGGCGGTGTAGGCGCCGGGGGCGCGCAGGGCGCCGGTGGAGAGCTCGGTGTGGCAGCCCTTGCAGGAGAGCACTTCCATCGGGGCGACGGCGGTGGTGGAGCCGGTCACGTTGTTGATGAAGCCGGTGGTGCTGTGGCAGCGCTGGCAGGAGGCGCGGTTGGAGGCCGACCAGTCGTAGTGCATCCAGCCTTCGCCCAGGACGTCGCCGTGGCCCGAGTGACCGTATTCGGCGTTGATGGTGTTGTCATGGTTGGCATGGCAGTCTGCGCAGGCTGCGTTGGCCGAGAGGTACTGGGCCTGCACCAGGACGGTGCCGCCGCCGTGGGGCTCGCGCAGGGTGGCCATATCGGACTCGTAGATGCTGTAGTTGGCCTCGGGCGAGCCGGGATACTGGGCGCCCGGCGCGTAGTACTTGTGGCAGACGGCGCAGCCGCTGGCGTTGTCGCCGTAGGGGTTTGCGATGTAGTGACCGTTGGTGCCGGCCGGGTCATGGCAGGACTTGCAGGTGACCGGGCCGTGGGCCGAGGCCTTGTGCGAGGAGGCGTCGTAGAAGGACAGCGCCTCGGGGCTGCGGGCGGTGTGACAGACGGCGCACTCGGCCTGCACGTAGTTGACCCGGGACTGAACGGTGACCTGGGCGGTGTCGGTGGCGACGGTGCCGCCGGAGGTGACGGTCAGGGTGGCCAGGTAAAGCCCGGGGGCGTCGGCATAGACGGTGGTCAGCGCCGCAGCGGGGGTGCCGAAGGAAAGGCCGGTGCCGCTCCAGGCATAGGTCATCGCGCCCTGGTTGCTGGTGCTCAGCCCGCCGTCGAGGGTAGCGGCGTAGGCGGCGCCTTCACCGGTGGTCTTGACGTCGGAGCCGGCGTTGGCCGAAACCACCGGGGCCAGCTTGAAGGTGGCCGAGACGCTCTGGTCGGCCTGCAGGTTGGTGAAGGTGACGGTGCGGGTTCCGTTGGCGTTGAGGACGTCGGAGGCGGCGCCGGGGGCGCTATAGGTGTCGATCTGGTAGCCGTAGTTGGGCGAGATGATCAGCGCGCGGGTGGCGCCGGCCGGGATGTTGACCAGCGACTCGTAGGTGTCCTCGCGGATCGCGCCGCCGGGGCCGGGGCTGACGGTGATGTCGATGGTGTCGCCGGCGAAGTAAGCTACCAGGTAGCGCCAGGACTTGCCGTTGAAAGGCACCACGTACTTGCCGTTGGCGTTGGGGGTGACGTTGGCGCCGTCGACGGTGACGCGGCTGACCGCGAAGCCGGCGCTGGGCACCACGTCGTATTCGACGCTGTCGACGCCCGTCGCATAGTATTTGTTGCCCGAGGGGCTGACGACCCCCTGGCTGGACACTGCCGCCTTTGCGTTTACGAACCAGGCCTGCGCAAAGCTCGGCAGCACAAGAAGCAAGGTCAGTGCTGTGAGTAATTGCCTGTACATACGTTCACTCCTTTTTTTCGAGATTTACTCCGCTTAACCTGCGGCGGGGCGGCCGAAGCCGCCCCGCCTCCAAGGTTTTTGCATCCGCTTAGAACTCGTCGACGCCGTTGCCCTTGTTGTGGCAGGTCAGGCACAGGGCCGAGTTGTCCTGGGGCGCGTAGACGAAGTAGTTGCGGCCGGGAGCGGCGGTGTTGTTGGCGTTGTCCTTGTTGTGAACGTCGTGGCAGGTGGCGCAGGTCATGATGTCGCCGTACAGCAGCACGTCCTCGACAGTGAGGGCCGCGTTGTTGGTGTTGCTGAGGAACTGGCGGCCGGAGGCGGCGAACAGGCCCTGGCCGATGTCGTTGGTCTGGGCGTCGTTGTAGCTGAAGCCGATCGGGTGGTCGTTGCTGAAGTCGGCGTTGCCGCCCGCGTCGGCCAGACCGATGTCGCGGCCGCCCCAGCCGTCGCCGCCGAGCCCTGTCTTGGTGCCGGCCATGCCGTAGTGCTGGTCGACGGCGACCAGGCCGTCATGGCAACTCATGCACAGGCGGCTGGGGCCCATGAGCGGATCAATCCAATTATCTCCGCCTTGAAAAGTGGGCGAGGCGTAGGGTGTCCAGTTGCTGATATAGCTGGTGTACTGGTGAGACCACAGCGGCTGCTGCTCGCCGGTGGGGTCGGCCATGGCATGGTGCGGGGTGTGGCAGAAGGCGCAGACGCGTGCCTGCGGGTCGTCGGTGGCCCCGGAAATGGTGTTCATGTCATGCAGCGAGCCGACGACCCCGGTGCCGGGCGCGGTGCCGGCCAGCGAGGGCGCGGCGGTCAGGGTGAGCAGCAGGGCGCTGAGCAGAAGCCTCTTCATGTTTTTCACGTTGTACCTCCCTTTGAAATCGACCAGGTTGATGATACGGACCTATTGGGTCCGGTCTGCCCGCTTGCGAAAATATGAGCCTCCCTCCTTTCCGCATCGGTCCCGAGGGGGTGGCAGGTCCGCTTGACGCGGCCCCTCGGAAAATGCTGCCTCATCAGGTTGACAGCGTTGGTGGTGAAAACGTGGGGGCGGGGTCAAGCCGGCGGATTCCCGGTTTGCGGTTCGAGGCCACCGGAAACTCTTGCCGGGACGCCTTGATCCCTCCCATCGCAATAGCTTTTCGGCTAATTAAGAAAATAAAAACATAAATGTCGAGGGAATTGCCAATGGGGCATTTGCTCCTGGATTTGTGCTGTAAATCGTTGGTATTACCTCATGTCAACTAGGAGAATTATCATTCGAGAGAAAAGAAGGTCAATCCTTTGGGCTAACAAAAAGTCAGGGTATGATTAGAAAATGGCCTGTAAAATTAAGGTTTTGATGGGATCTTTAAGCGTTGTCAGCCCTCTGCAAAGATTGGCAGGTCCCTCCTAGGAAACCGTGATTAAACCTTAAGCAGTGAGGATGCTTGGAATTTGGCGAACCCAGAATCTGAATAGTCAAGTTTTGGAATTTAAAATTAAGCATTTAAAATGTTGACAATTTTTCCTTTAATTAAAATAATAAAAACGCCTGGATCTTGAAGGTATTGGTAATCAGAAACTGATTTAGCGGGGGAGGGGGGCATGGGGGTGTTGAGAGTTCTTGTACTCGCGGATGACTGGTCGATGCAGGAGATGCTGGAAAGGGTTCTGCGCTATAGGGGCTGGTCGGTGGTGTCGGCCCAGGACCGTGACCGGACGCTGCGGCTTTGGCGAAAGGGGAGTTTCGACGTGGTGGTGGCCGATCTGCAGATTCCCCGTGGGCGGGGATGGGAGATGGTCAAGGCGATCCGCTCAGTGGAATCCGGCCTGGAACCGAGGATTCCCATCATCGCCCTCGCCGATGCCTGGCGGAGTGATTGCAGGAAAGACCCCCAGGACGAGGTAGTTGACAGGTATCTCGACAAGCCGTTTCGGGTAGTGGCTCTCTACAGCACGATCGAGGAGTTTGTGGGGCAGGGCTGAAAAAATCCCGGCCAAGAGAACGCAAAAGCCCCCGCCATCGGCGGGGGCTTTTGCGTTCTCTTGGCCGGTTAAAAACGGCCGGCCCTTTTGGTTTGAAGTTACGGACGAGTCATGCCCAGCCAGGTTGCGGCGTGGGGATAGGCCGCCGGATCGAAGGTGATCGAGCCGTCCAGCACCTGGTTGTCCATCCAGTCGAGCGAGTCGAAGATCAGGCGCTTGGCCAGGTAACGGTTATGGGCGTAGGCGCCCGGCTCGTGGTGCAGGTAGCTGTAGTTGTACATGGCGCCTGAATGTCCCTGGTTGGCAGGAGTGCCGCCGAAGTAGGGGTAATTGGACTGACGGACTGTTCCGGCAGCGTCCAACACGTCGCCGAGAAGTTCGAGGGCGTCATGGAACCCTTCGGCCTCTTCTTCCAGGGCGGCGGCGGCCCCTACGGCAGTGAAATCTCCGTGGGCGGTCGTGGTGTCGGCGGCCACAAAAGCAAAGCCGTGTTCGCCGTCATGGCATTCCACGCACTTGGTGGAGGTGATCTGCTGGATCGCGCCAGCGGCGTCCTTGCTCACCACGTTGAAGCTGTGGCTGCGGTCGCTGCTCATGTGGCACTCGGCGCAGCCGAGGCTGTTGTGAGCGTAGTAGACCGGGTCGGCATAGTCCTCGGCCGGGCGGCCGAAGGTGTAGCCGGCGTTAACTGCCGCCTGGTTGATGGTCAGGCCGGCGGCCAGGTAGTGCGACTTGGTCCCCGGGCTGGAGACTGCGGCAGCGGCGGGATTGGCCAGGGTCGCGGCCCCGGTAATGGCTTCGGCGTTGCCGCGGCCGCTGTGGCACGAGAGGCAGGCCGCGCTGTTGCCGTCCGGAGCGGTCAGCTGTTTGGCGGCGCCGTTGACGTTGTAACCGAGGGTGATAGGGCCGGTGTGGCGCAGGGCGCCGCTTTCGACGCTGCTGTGGCAGCCCCAGCAGTAGAGCAGTTCGCTCTGGTCAGAGCCCGTGGCCGCGCTCCAGCCGGCAAGGTGGCTGAAGTCGTTGTTGGCCGAATTGTAGGTGACGTCGTTGGCCGGGTCCGCATCGGCCAGAGAAGCGGCCGCGTCGAGGAAGTTGGCGGCACCCGTCGCGGTGTGGCACTGCTGGCAGCTGGCGCGGCTGCCGGCATCCCAGTTGTAGTGAGCCCAGGCGTTGCCCAGCGCTTCGTCGAGAACCCCGACTGCCATGATGGCGGCGGCGTTGGCGTCGGTGCGGGAGTGGCCTTGTGCTGCAAATGTAGCGACTTTCTTGCTCAGCAGGCCGCCGGCATGGGCCGAGCCGGCCCAGTCGGTGTGGATGGTGAACCCGCTGGGTGGGGTAGTCGCCGAACCGGCGACGCTGCCGGTGTTGGTCCGCAGCTCGTGGCCGTGGCAGTCGGTGCAGGCCGAGTCGCGGTCTTTGCGCACCACGTAGCCTTCGATGATGTTGCCAAGCGCCTGGACCGTCGAGGACGAACCGGTTACGCCGGTGGTGGGCAGGTCGTAGTGGGTGCTGGCGATGTTGCGATACCAGTCCTTGGAGTGCTGCTGCTTCTTGGCGGTCTGCACGTCGCTGACCAGCAGGCCGGAGGCGACGACCTGGCCCGCTTCGTTGGTCAGGTTGTGGCAGCTGGTGCAGAGGTTGTACTGGGTCGACCCGACGTTCCAGTCGCCGGTGGTGCGCAGCGCCGAGGTGTGCGGGTCATGGCAGGCGGCGCAGCTGACGTTGTTGATCGCGGTGACGCCGGTGAAGCTGCCGTTGCTGCTGATGTCGAAGTCCTGGCCGGTTGCCGCGAAGCCCAGGTAGCCCTCGAGGGTGTGGCAGCGCTGGCAGTTGGTGGAGGTGTGCCCGGCCTCGGTGGTGATGTTGTGCTTGGAAACCGCCACCTTCTCTGGGATGGTGTTCGGCGATGCTGGCATGCCGTGATGCTCGGGGTAGAAGTGGCAAATTCCGCAGCCTTCCACCGAGGCCTGGTAGCTGACGCCGTCACCGTGGCAGCCGGTGCAGCCGATGGCTCCGGGCACGCTGACTGTGGTGTCGTTGAGGTCGCCGGTAAAGTCGTCGCGCACCTCGAGGTTGGGCGCGTGACAGGAAGCGCAGCTTCGTACGATGCGGTTGCCGTTGGCATCGACGTAGTCGTTGGGAGCCGGGTCGGTGGTGCCCCGATAAATGGCGCTGCTCGGCCCGCCGGTGGCGTGACGGCTGACAGTCCACTCACTGAGGGTGCCGGTATGGCAGGTGCCGCAGTAGTTAGATTCGTACTTTTTTGCGAAGGGCTCCGCATGGCCAGGGAGCGGCGAAGATGGCACCGCCGGGTAGAGATTATCGTTCTCGACCAGGGCGTACTGGTCGATCACGCCGTCGGCCAAGTAGTCGATGGAGTCGGCGACGAGCATGAACGCGTACTGCTTGTTGTGGGCGTAGGCGCCCGGGTCGTGCTCGAGCAGGTTGTAGTTGAAGGCGGCGCCCATCACGTCCTTGCCGTCCATGGTCCCGCCGAGGGTCCAGTCTTTGATAGCGTTGGCGGAAGTCGCCTCGGTTGCCGGATCAAAGGTGCCGTCGCCGTTGGCGTCCTTGAAGAAGTAGGGGTGGGCGGGGTAGAAGTAGATTCCCTTGGCCTGCAGCGCGGTTTTGAGATTATCCAGCGCGGCGTGCAGGTCGGCCTTGACGGCATCGAGAGAGGCGGGGGGGATGGCGCCGTGGCACTGAGCGCAGGCGTTGCTGTTGACGGCGGTGACTGCGCCGGTCACATCGTCCTTGGTCACGACTTCCCAGGTGTGGTCGGCGGTGTCGGTGCCCATGTGGCAGACCACGCAGGGGCCCTGCCCGTCGGTGCCGGCCATGTTGCCGGTCCCGATGGTCTGATGCAGACCGACGTCGTAGTTCTGGCCTTCGTACTCGTAGCCGCCACCGGCGAAGATCATGCTGCCGGCCGCCAGGTAGT
This window encodes:
- a CDS encoding cytochrome c3 family protein codes for the protein MYRQLLTALTLLLVLPSFAQAWFVNAKAAVSSQGVVSPSGNKYYATGVDSVEYDVVPSAGFAVSRVTVDGANVTPNANGKYVVPFNGKSWRYLVAYFAGDTIDITVSPGPGGAIREDTYESLVNIPAGATRALIISPNYGYQIDTYSAPGAASDVLNANGTRTVTFTNLQADQSVSATFKLAPVVSANAGSDVKTTGEGAAYAATLDGGLSTSNQGAMTYAWSGTGLSFGTPAAALTTVYADAPGLYLATLTVTSGGTVATDTAQVTVQSRVNYVQAECAVCHTARSPEALSFYDASSHKASAHGPVTCKSCHDPAGTNGHYIANPYGDNASGCAVCHKYYAPGAQYPGSPEANYSIYESDMATLREPHGGGTVLVQAQYLSANAACADCHANHDNTINAEYGHSGHGDVLGEGWMHYDWSASNRASCQRCHSTTGFINNVTGSTTAVAPMEVLSCKGCHTELSTGALRAPGAYTATYSNGATQQFPDVGASNLCVRCHGARESGDSIKLSTANFGNTGFINSHYLAAGSMIFAGGGYEYEGQNYDVGYHRSVGMSDAYGTGIGGPCVACHMGTDIADHTWEVVTKDDVTGAVTAVNSNACAQCHGGLTPAILQDSADDFHTALAALKTALEAKGIYFYPAHPYFYTAPYVVDGTNTAFRNWDGVYPGMGKDVMGAAFNYNLLDHDPGAYAHNRGYALKLVADSIDFLADGVVDGNGIPAVVTATIIAEALPGTTHTGTALAQGGNNCTGCHQAVTDVFTTSLHMTRLGKETFYNHSINDPTADPQNLQMGFGNFVDVPYSNLPCVDCHNAAMWTDPVTGQDTWPGDPVCTDCHDKADPAQVADANCKGCHARLGAEASIGLTDVHSAMSCKACHPQSDVHGSGSTPLTMFDDAISAKCENCHSPAGLSTTPEHNMHKDDIHCSTCHMQSVVTCYNCHFDNEGIDDGSVTHAKFASAKFGGPPASGKSWRFLVNRVMSDGSTKVYPGSMQSLVADVTAKGDGLDDGLGATFVAIAPYYSHAITRVDALRCASCHGTQKAIDLYNGTAVDVVKWTAAPGEAIAPTAMGTTWQGPQGVIPVPENPYLLNFDFVDVTNPAAPYNSATGNIGSPRVLFKNGADTIHMPNAWVTPMTPLQMQKLATPH
- a CDS encoding cytochrome c3 family protein encodes the protein MKRLLLSALLLTLTAAPSLAGTAPGTGVVGSLHDMNTISGATDDPQARVCAFCHTPHHAMADPTGEQQPLWSHQYTSYISNWTPYASPTFQGGDNWIDPLMGPSRLCMSCHDGLVAVDQHYGMAGTKTGLGGDGWGGRDIGLADAGGNADFSNDHPIGFSYNDAQTNDIGQGLFAASGRQFLSNTNNAALTVEDVLLYGDIMTCATCHDVHNKDNANNTAAPGRNYFVYAPQDNSALCLTCHNKGNGVDEF
- a CDS encoding response regulator; protein product: MGVLRVLVLADDWSMQEMLERVLRYRGWSVVSAQDRDRTLRLWRKGSFDVVVADLQIPRGRGWEMVKAIRSVESGLEPRIPIIALADAWRSDCRKDPQDEVVDRYLDKPFRVVALYSTIEEFVGQG
- a CDS encoding PKD domain-containing protein, which translates into the protein MYRQLLTALTLLLVLPSFAQAWFVNAKAAVSSQGVVSPSGNKYYATGVDSVEYDVVPSAGFAVSRVTVDGANVTPNANGKYVVPFNGKSWRYLVAYFAGDTIDITVSPGPGGAIREDTYESLVNIPAGATRALIISPNYGYQIDTYSAPGAASDVLNANGTRTVTFTNLQADQSVSATFKLAPVVSANAGSDVKTTGEGAAYAATLDGGLSTSNQGAMTYAWSGTGLSFGTPAAALTTVYADAPGLYLATLTVTSGGTVATDTAQVTVQSRVNYVQAECAVCHTARSPEALSFYDASSHKASAHGPVTCKSCHDPAGTNGHYIANPYGDNASGCAVCHKYYAPGAQYPGSPEANYSIYESDMATLREPHGGGTVLVQAQYLSANAACADCHANHDNTINAEYGHSGHGDVLGEGWMHYDWSASNRASCQRCHSTTGFINNVTGSTTAVAPMEVLSCKGCHTELSTGALRAPGAYTATYSNGATQQFPDVGASNLCVRCHGARESGDSIKLSTANFGNTGFINSHYLAAGSMIFAGGGYEYEGQNYDVGLHQTIGTGNMAGTDGQGPCVVCHMGTDTADHTWEVVTKDDVTGAVTAVNSNACAQCHGAIPPASLDAVKADLHAALDNLKTALQAKGIYFYPAHPYFFKDANGDGTFDPATEATSANAIKDWTLGGTMDGKDVMGAAFNYNLLEHDPGAYAHNKQYAFMLVADSIDYLADGVIDQYALVENDNLYPAVPSSPLPGHAEPFAKKYESNYCGTCHTGTLSEWTVSRHATGGPSSAIYRGTTDPAPNDYVDANGNRIVRSCASCHAPNLEVRDDFTGDLNDTTVSVPGAIGCTGCHGDGVSYQASVEGCGICHFYPEHHGMPASPNTIPEKVAVSKHNITTEAGHTSTNCQRCHTLEGYLGFAATGQDFDISSNGSFTGVTAINNVSCAACHDPHTSALRTTGDWNVGSTQYNLCTSCHNLTNEAGQVVASGLLVSDVQTAKKQQHSKDWYRNIASTHYDLPTTGVTGSSSTVQALGNIIEGYVVRKDRDSACTDCHGHELRTNTGSVAGSATTPPSGFTIHTDWAGSAHAGGLLSKKVATFAAQGHSRTDANAAAIMAVGVLDEALGNAWAHYNWDAGSRASCQQCHTATGAANFLDAAASLADADPANDVTYNSANNDFSHLAGWSAATGSDQSELLYCWGCHSSVESGALRHTGPITLGYNVNGAAKQLTAPDGNSAACLSCHSGRGNAEAITGAATLANPAAAAVSSPGTKSHYLAAGLTINQAAVNAGYTFGRPAEDYADPVYYAHNSLGCAECHMSSDRSHSFNVVSKDAAGAIQQITSTKCVECHDGEHGFAFVAADTTTAHGDFTAVGAAAALEEEAEGFHDALELLGDVLDAAGTVRQSNYPYFGGTPANQGHSGAMYNYSYLHHEPGAYAHNRYLAKRLIFDSLDWMDNQVLDGSITFDPAAYPHAATWLGMTRP